The genomic window CCGAgtgaacatataaatatatatatacatgtatgtatgTTTCTTTTAACGCTAAACGCATCGATTGAATGCAGCTGTCTTTGACGACTCTGCGCCAAAAACTAAACGATGCGGATTCTGTCATATAcgaaatacatacataaatatacatagatgataatatatatgtatacatatttgtgaTTTGACCATatgattaagttataaaaatatactaattactaatatttaattcaattctatattattataaaacgtttgCGTTGTTTGCCATGAatcagatattatttaataataaaatattattacataaattgtcTCGTCTACCAGGTATGGTAAATTAGTAAATGTTACTATTCATACTGCACACAAATTCCAGgtgatgtacctatacataatgtcCAGGTTTTCTATTTTGCttgtaatgtatttgtatatatattaacagtcCAATTTACATTAATCTTTCTCGACGACAGTTAATTAACATATCTAATATCGTTAAATGGCATGAtcgtagtattttttttttgcgaaaTTCTCCGTTGTAAATTACACTTTCCGTTATACATTGTgtttgtattgtgtatataattgtgtaataatgtctttgtactaaaaaaaataacgtaaaacCTTATTTGTACGTCGTGGTCACGTatctatatgatatattaatgtattaatatatttgtgacggctataattttaaacaataattgttcatCACGTTAATGCACGTaatcgacaaaaaaaaatttattcctGTTTCTAAACttcaattatacttataagtactaataattattaatgggttaatttttttatgataaaaagaacatcattttatatttatactcgctaaattttttcttaattatttaagcacGGATCCTGTGGGGGGGAGTCTATgaaagattttaattcatttcctttataaatgtttttatattatgcgtatttatttatgtaataaatagttCATGCGTCTTGATaaccataaatttaaaatttaaatgaaattcattataatattacgaagttttacctataatctataatctattatatactaaaattgtagtactgtattgtattttttctaaaaaaaaaaaaacgtagacCTTCATccatttaagatatttaaaccTTACGTGATACTTGGTATAAATACatctatcatatattattatattcgacgTACTTATAAGTTTTTGTTTGTATGAAGTGaaagtatgataaaaataaaaaataatatttagtattttaaaaaacaaattctagagtttaagtataatatgtaactacaCTACTACAGTATAATTCTAATAtgcataatgtttaatataatattttaattaatataactttttcttGTTCGAAAGCGTTTACAAAAAGTTTTCCTAAAatgctaatataaacaattgtattaaatctgtcaaaaataattattaatagtatagtacATTCAATGCACTTTTAAATactgtgtataattttatttttataagatttaactaaaataattataattatataattgaactagtatttcaaaagtttgtataaacaaaactaaaaaaatgcatagttattataaaacatattcctTACACTTgagaattcaattttataataatcgatttatatttatgtatgttaatatatgtgcatttataatttttttcacttggGGTACAATTAAAGATAACGGTTACAATAGATTCggcatgaataaaattattatattttaaactaaacgcAATACTTGAATGTCATTGTACGTATTGGTAATAACTTATgactaataatgtattattgtttatactatGTTTATTAGTTCAATAACCATATACCCAGTGGATCAGCATTATGCCGGAAGGACAACTTGTGGCgatatttgaaatgtatgaAGAATATATTCGGCACGTCGCTATTCGGGTTCAGGTaatgaacattaaaatagtttattttatatggaaatattgaaatatttgaaatgctTTGTACGGGGCAAAAATactagcaataataataatataaaaaaaaaaaaattaagaacatattatataatatataggtaggtatgtaagtattatatacaatttttgtatgCACGCAAGTGTTCATATTGCATATGAGATACgccttatattttaaaaaacagaaaacaaaataatataacattattttttttatatggggTGGTACGATATAAAACACGAAAATAAACACTGAATCGTTAAATACACAACAGTTTATTTACCCCttagtatgtaaaaatattaagtttctaTATGAGGGTTTATTCTGGCTTTatcactttatttatttattttattttttaagaaactttagttaatgacttattattacataatttaaataaacaacctgataattaaactaaataaattatttttcaatgatactTTTTCGATAATACCGCATatcttagtatattattattttacttatacttttatgGAAGTTAAATGTtagttaaacataaattaattaaaataaattatttcactataatttatttagttaagaataatatatgaaacaaatctgtaattatttctttaattcttttaatttgtatacataatattatatttacgctGAAGCTAAAAAGATTTAAGACTGTAAATAGGTTCAAAAATCAATGTACTTGTGTAAATAAACTGCAATAgtcttatctaaaatattaacatactcAATTTTACTACAAGCTGTATGGCGTATGCAACATACAATACCATAGTTGTACGCGTGAGTATTAATATGCAAGCACCTTTGTAATACGTCGTGACTATAAAAGCTACTGTCGTGGAAAGTTTTCACAAACAAATAAAGTGGGTCATGATatcataatagatattaatgtCTAATTATGCAGTAGGGTACATTATTAAGTGTTGTTTGAAGTGAATGTTTTctaaatgtacctatgtgtttatatttaagaatgtttaaatatttaattaatcatcatttataaaattaaagcattttCCATTAAGAATTAAGTGTATGCAGTGTATATGTATGTAGAAGTCCACGGCCAATTATCgagtaaaattcaattataaatgatttattattattggttataaaCATTTCTTACTGATAGATCTAACACAAAAAGAAACAccgcataataatacaacaataataatttactaactaTATACAAGTAGCAAATAAAAGCAATAATGTTTTGTCTTTGGTATCCATTGGTTTCACTGGTAACATAATCATTAACTACCTAATATATGCAATTATATGTGTTTGTAAAGTGGTGAGGGCGGTTTCTTCAATGGGAAATATTATCTAGATAGGGGTGAGCATTATCATCCCCCACGTGTTACACACGCGATTTGCATTCAGGTGTTCGTTCATATGTTTCTTTATAAAcggaacaaataatattatacataatacacgtTATTTTTTAGGCCCCTGTGGCCCTGTACTTAGtacaatagtacctataattttatttttccgtgACATGTTAAACGGTCATAAAACTTGCGACTGGTTGTTGACACCGCAAAGGGCAGGAAAATCGCCGGCCCccctgataaaatatttttatctacattGTGCCAGCAGGGAGGGAAACTAAAAGCTATTTACAggctatagtataatacgtatttcccttattattatattgtggtaTCACGAAAATCGTCCCGTATTAGAGtagtttttcatatatatatatatacgtaataggttttttaaagtcaatatactttaacttaaatactttttattttgttatggtATATGTCTCTTTCATAAACTATTAGCCCAGACTCCTACAACTTACCACTAGAGTATACAAAGTTAGCTGCCGAATGTAGTCACGACACTGACGTCGGTGAGAAGTCGATTTGGATATGCAAACCTGTTGGTCAAAGTCAAGGAAAAGGCATATCATTAATATCGGTAagcattattttatgtgtatgataaaaaatatttttaaatactagcTATCGTTGTATCCGGAATAATAATCCTGAGATTTATTgggataaaaatttatttttgatgtcttaaaaaaataggCTGTACGGCTACAGTTTGATTCCATTTTAATTAGATGGTTAACTAGTTGTTTCtaggaaaaaaatgtgtttaaaactAACAGATAGTGCTACAGTTGTAATCTTATTTCACTTCTCAGTTTTCCAAGAGAAGAattagttaggttaggtaaatcGATGCTGTAGTTTTGGAGATTATTTTAGTCAAACATAAGAGTCATTCTTTTATAacgtattgtatattgtatatgataatttagatttaatatactaaatattttagtcttTGACGacattacctattatactgcGTTAATACTGAAAGGATGCTACAAAATGACTCATTccgtatacatacaatattgattaaaaaataggaAAATTAGACggcaagataaaaataatatcatagttaACACAACAATAACATcacaatttaatcatttaacgTCGTTTCGTTAtacttctaataaataattatactacatatactataatattattatgttcacaGCAAATCGGTGAGCTCGTTTATGACACAAACATCGTGGTCCAGAGATACGTGAAGAATCCTATGCTTATCGGTGGATATAAGTACGATTTGCGGCTGTACGTTCTAGTACCGTCGTTCCATCCACTCACCATATACGTCTACAGGGAGGGACTAACTCGATTCAGTACCGACAAGTATTCGCTGAATAACCTCGATAACCACTATGCGCACCTGACCAATAGTTCGATTAACAAGCTGGGACCCAACTATTTggaaacaaaagaaaaaatcggactcggtacctaattattaattattatactgaaaaCTGAAACTTACaactagttataatttaaattattatttgattatgatacatagatattagatatccaaaatgtttacttgctatagtataatagagtATACTAAAAAAGGACAGCCAAttctagttatttttatttttagctaatatagttataatacaacgcactttttttatttgcatagGATGCAAGTGGACATTTCAACAGCTCCGACAGCACATACGCCAAGCCGGAGTCAATGATTGGCTATTGTGGCAAAAGATATCAGTTCTCGTTAGTCTCACGTTGGCCAGCCAATGTACAGGCATACCGAGCACGACAAATTGTTTTGAGTTATACGGTTTTGACATATTGGTCGATTCTGATCTAAAGCCTTGGCTTCTAGAGGTATgttaataatctttaaatacacttaatatcaataatggaTTTTTGAGGTATTCCAACTTTTAGGAATTTTAAGAATctcaaatagttaaaaatgtaagtctgaaattgaatttaaacacCTCGATCAATTCGATTCGAATAactaagtttaaaatgttcaagaaTGACAGcagattaatttaaagttgttaTTCTAAGTGTTAACACTATTTTACCATTAGACTTAAagtatgattaattaattaaaagttcgaaagtttgaataaaatttaagttcaagGTTCGTGAAAAACTTTAGTTTGTCGTTCGTCCCATctttcgttaaaattatttcatcaacGTTCTCTCTAACTATAAAACAACcgatagtatacattatatatatataaccctGTAAGAATAAGtcaatcaaaaattgtattttaataacattcagTTTTGATAATCATGTTAAGTAAACTTTACATTAATAGTAGTAACCCCAATTCATTACTGAGACTTcgttaagaattaaaatagtttaagctCTAAACGTTACTCGACAAAattaattcgataaaaaaatgaaactttaaaacttcaaatatACACTCTGAactctgtatataataaacactattactatttactaccaTAATTACATTgactttgtatttttattatttgtaattttcccGTTTATCTTTTTTATGATGGTGGTTATTTCGCATTACTTCATTGACGCTAGACACGAGGGAATCAAGCACGCGTAACTTTGGCTTCGAcgattttcatttaaacaatataatatgcgttcactttaaaaactatatagttaGTTTTCAGCCTGACCAATTCCTGTGAATCTCGAAAATAGactgcaataaatattacgaaaaataaaaataaaattaatatgtgaaTAATTGACGGACAATCGATAATTATCGCTGTACATTGGCAAGGTTTTAAAGAGtgttatacatcatattattacaggTGAACCTCAGTCCTGCGTTGGGCAACGATTGCGACGTGGACAACCGTGTGAAAAGGCCGCTGTTGCACGACATGTTCGATCTGCTCGGGCTGCCGATGTGCAACACCGGTCTGTCACTGTTCCGGATGACGTGCAGGTCGGCGTCGGGGCCACGGTTCGGCGGGGATGGACGGCCGACAGCGTTGGCCGCCGCGGCCACGGAAAAGTGGAAGTCCAAACGCAAGACgaacagcaacaacaacaacaacagcactgccaacaacaacaacaacaacaacgttAACGCCTCGAAAAAGGACGGTACGGCGGTGACGTCGTCGACGGCACAGGCCCAGTCGTCCGCTCGGCAATCGACGCTGTACGGCCTGGGCAAACAGCGAGGCGCCAACACGGCCCAAGCGGCGGCGGCCGCCGACCTGTGCAACTCGCCTTTATCGTCGCCGGTTTGGGGCAACGGTCGGGACTGGAGCAGGCCCGCCGACTCGGAGGGCGACTGGGTCCGAGTGTTCCCGTTCGCGCCGTCGCCGCGACAGTTGTCGCGGACCGGCACTCGGCCGCCGCAGCAGCAACCGTTCGGCCGCCGGTCAGcgtcgtcgccgtcgtcgtcgtcgccggaCACGGGCTCGGCCAGGGCCACCATCAAAACGATTCAAGAGTACTTGAAGTGTTGCAAGAAGGTGGCCAGGTCGTGCGAGGGCCTGTCCGTCGTGCCGGACGAAGAGCTCAACGACAAGCTCAGAGACCTGTTCCCGGCCGCGACCAAGACGTGGCTGCCGCCCCTCTGAGAGACTCTTACGTATTGTTATTGCGTTTTTCACCGTAATATTCTTATGCATATACTATACGACACCTCCAAAGGAATACTTAAACGTGTCGCGTTGTAATAATATCGATTGTTATtgcgtaaattattattatgatatcgtcgttgtttatgttataatattattgttaatataccggtaatatatatttttctaaaatattaatattatcgactaatataaaattatttcgaaTTATTATCgactattatatgttataatgtatagttaggtaggtaaaaaaatattgtaatatattgtttttttttctctcttctCGCTCTttccaaattatattatataaaaaaaaaaaatttaaaacgtataataatatctcacgatgaataatataaaactaatgtgTTCTGCGCATATAAAAACGTCgttcttgtatattatttttcacgatgaattaataatattgtaattacgaGCTATATTTCAGGTACATTTCGCTGCGGATGGCGAATTTTCCATCGTAATGTacctgtaatatatattataatattatataatagtgtaatacaaCATTGAACATGTTATGTAACGTTTGTCACTTTACCGTGATGAACACCATTTGATTcgattagtattatatattaactattaagaggtattctatatttgtttcaatgctgcgtataataaatatcatttaaaaataataacatgtaccATCAATTtatgctgtataatattatcattagttcgatttactatacaatatgagtctgaaatattatattatacattagtacatttactttgttttttttttttaaatataccattaCTTTTGAGAACGGCTtgctcaataataaatattaattgttattttattgctgTACAATAAAGATTACCCCTAAAATGGCTCAAGCATACACCACGAAGTTACTTTTATGTAATTTCCAACTCTGAATTTACTCGTATATTACCCACGTGCATGTGCATAAACataactgttatttttaaaaacggcTGTTCTCTAATGCCACATAGAACGTCTAAAGTCATTAATGACATACAATTTCAACtcgaataaaagtttttagtaCGCAGCGtatttgaactattttatagttttgtgtTAAAAGACCTATAACAACTACAATATGGACGATACTCGTTTCAATGCCGTTTCACCAGCAGTATGGCTATTATACATACTGTAGATAGTAACTGAAATTCAGATATCCAAAACAGAACTGAAgctacattacaatattacgtgcactcataatactttaaattcaagtaatataactacatataaacatattattaaagaataatatactatgaatGGACAGCcttcataaattaaacaaaatatatttattttttttaaatttcgaaattattttgtttttatcaccaaataaatatagtcGTGTACACATATCAAATTTACTGTTCAAAGCGTTTTATAACTGttcttactttttttcaataggTACAATCCTTCAAAGTGaaataacaattgaaaaacttcaaaaaagtATTCAGGAATAATAAATTCCTCCAAATGGCCTACATCAACCCAGGTAATACTGTAGTTTTATTTCATGTCCTTGATTTTGCACATAAACCCCATTTATTACTacactacaatatataaaatgtaacagtttttttcaatgtaagtcaatattgtttatttcgaaacaacaaatatacaaGTTGAAATgaagtataaacaaaaacaagaaTTAAATGAGCGAGGTTTTATCCgtctacaataaaatacgtagACTACACCTATTAAATATcagtaatacaaaattacaacattattttgtatgactacaaaaaaatacatttatgaatacacaaaaataacaaacttttactttaaacaataattaaaataaaaaagtaaggaGTTCAAAACTAGAGTATCACTTTCGTTTTGTGTGAGTTAAATTccggtaaaaataatttggcaCCGTAGTAGAATAAGCCTACTCgaggttataaataatatatagtaagcTCGGTCCCGATTTTGATAACTCATACCacatttagtttatatattaaacgtcAAAAAGTCATTACATGGTTAGTCATACAAAGGTGacagtacaaaataatttttctcgacacaaaataaattatacacagatataatatagtatatatatataagtattaaaatcttgttagagttataatatagtattatgtcaTTTCAATATAGTGTCCCAGAACCGTatcttttaagtattatattttcgttactaactatgataaataagatataatataatatactaaagagatgatgtataaataaaactagaaTATAAATGCAGTAGTaagtaaatcattaatttcattGAGTGTTAGAGTGAAAAACATATCAAACAATCAGTCCTatcctataatatgtatagtacttTTCCTAGACTACCTACCTCTAAAATCTTTCTTATagaatctataatatagatattagtaCGATGTAGGGTATACagcgtataatatgtagttgaataggtataaataatacaaagtcatctatatactatatctaaaaatgtgtaaaatcaTAACGAATATATctagtaaaattataggtactatataatcGTTATTGAATCACAGCTTGTTACATGTTAAAATACAGAAATTGAATGGGTTAAGAGatgaatgtaatatgtaaaagtTAAATCATAAATGCTATGGAtagattaaatacatattcgtAGTGAGTACCTATGTAATGTAATAGGCTAAATGTTCCTCATTtcaataacctaacctaacggaCGTCCCAAAGACATAAAATTtgagtatgattttttttttctaaccaatactatgaaaaacataataagcgagtaaaaaaacataaaattaatttagtagtaaaaatatacgtcatacaataaaatgtattaaattcgtTGTAAAAAATTACCGGTACGTTTCCTAGCGGTCATTACgaggttttaaataatataatagctgtttaacttttaatataggtacctaacacaCGTGTGCGCCGAATCGCATAAAACGtttgtcaattttaatataggtcGCTAAAGTTTAACGGTTCGCCGATAATTGTGTTCTAATAATACTAGctcagtatattttattcgttgtATGCTGTTTAAcgatcgtatataatatacatattatattttatgcgacTCGACTGCATTATAAAGTGCGTGCGATGCATCGCGTCGGACTTTAGTGCGATATGCTCGCGGGCCGTCTGTGTTCCAGCACCTTCCTGAGCTGTTTGCGGGTGTTGCAGGCCACGGTCAGCGAACAGGACGCCGCGGCTGCCGTGGCGATGGGAGCTGCGGCGGGACTGCTGCAATTTCCGGCCGGCGGAAAAGCGGACTCGAGCGCCTGTTGTTGCGGAAGCGCGGGCGCCGGCACCGGAAACGTGGGCTCGAACACTTCCAGCTGCGGACTTACCATGAGCGAGGCGACCGAACTGTCGAGACACTGATCCGCGTTGTCGGCCAGGCTGAGTATGAGCTCCTCGACGCTGAACTCTTCGGCCACGTGCAGCGGTTCGTCGGTGGCCACCCCGTGGTGCGGTTCGCACACCGCGAAATCCGTGTCCGGCTTGGACACGAGGATGTCGTCGAACGGTATGAGCTCGACGGCAGC from Aphis gossypii isolate Hap1 chromosome 1, ASM2018417v2, whole genome shotgun sequence includes these protein-coding regions:
- the LOC114126869 gene encoding probable tubulin polyglutamylase TTLL2 gives rise to the protein MSSIGSEDRPFIFRVNDNGTGPVLLIQVCQERGWKEYEGTKSGDSAWSVPADEYWNLWWKSTGFSLSHYKQQKIWQFNNHIPSGSALCRKDNLWRYLKCMKNIFGTSLFGFSPDSYNLPLEYTKLAAECSHDTDVGEKSIWICKPVGQSQGKGISLISQIGELVYDTNIVVQRYVKNPMLIGGYKYDLRLYVLVPSFHPLTIYVYREGLTRFSTDKYSLNNLDNHYAHLTNSSINKLGPNYLETKEKIGLGCKWTFQQLRQHIRQAGVNDWLLWQKISVLVSLTLASQCTGIPSTTNCFELYGFDILVDSDLKPWLLEVNLSPALGNDCDVDNRVKRPLLHDMFDLLGLPMCNTGLSLFRMTCRSASGPRFGGDGRPTALAAAATEKWKSKRKTNSNNNNNSTANNNNNNNVNASKKDGTAVTSSTAQAQSSARQSTLYGLGKQRGANTAQAAAAADLCNSPLSSPVWGNGRDWSRPADSEGDWVRVFPFAPSPRQLSRTGTRPPQQQPFGRRSASSPSSSSPDTGSARATIKTIQEYLKCCKKVARSCEGLSVVPDEELNDKLRDLFPAATKTWLPPL